The genomic stretch cacacggctgtgtcacaTTGGCCTAGAAGAAGGGGTCCGAgcccgtgtgaatccacacgaccgtgtcacggcccgtgtgggggtcacaccctaCTCTACAAAATCATGGTGGTTTTAGGAACAGCTACTATTCTTTAGGATTTGAGATTGCGAAGATTTTGAAATCTTATGTTTTCTTATACCAAAACTTGATGAATATTCATGTTTAAATGTGTTACATCAAAATCTAACGTGAAACACAAGCATTTTGACcaaaatcatcaaaaaaaaaaaaaaaactcatatcGTAATGTTGAAAAATCAGCAACAACCCAACATGTGGCTCTAATATCACTTGAAGAATTTTCCATCCTCTTTAAAATCATGCTATCGCATATGAATCGACAAAAGATTCAAGCGATCCAACATTGGATCTTGTCAAAGATCTATAACAAATATATGAAATCGAAAGTGAaagaattaaaatagaaaattgtAAATCCGCATCTGAATCCAAAGACATCCTCATCTTTAATATTGTTGAAAGAACCTGAAGATCAAAACACGAATTAGCTGCAAGGCTTGATCTTCCATAGGTGTGAGGGCGATGGCTCCGTAATCTTGATCCAATGGAGAAAGCAAGATAGGCATCAGAATACCTCTCCTACAAGGACCACACTCATATATACATATATGGTCCAAACCCGTTAGCAGGCCATCAATACTAGCAGTAATGAGCTAATTAACGAGTTTTACACATATGAATCCATACCAATAATACAAACCCATAATTAAAATCCCAAATTAGATAACTTTAATGAGTTTGTTTATAATAGCAAAATCGTGTGTTAGTAATTAACATGTTAGCCCACTTAATGGAGACTAAATCCAATGCATACTAGGTGTTCAAAGATTGAAACACATACGTTTGAATCTTTATGAACATCCTATTATATTTGGCACACTACCTTCAAATTACATTGATTCTTAACTTTGCATTTGAGGTATACCTTGCACGATATAGTCAAAAATCACACCTTAGTGAGATGATAGTTCCCTCGGAATGTCCTCTTCATTGGACATTAAAAGAAGGTGCGATGAAGTGATTCACCACCCTTCTCTTCCCCTTATTGTGTGATGCCACCATCCTCACCTCTTGGAACACTACCATCTCTCGACCATAGTCATCTTCGACCATCCCTCCTTTGGTAGCTccctcactctttctctctctctctcaatctctTCCAATTTCTCTTTTTATCATCCTCTCTTGATAGCAATTCCCTTGTTGGTATTGGGAAACAATCACCTATTTTAGACAAAATCATTTGTTATTTAGGTATGATTATCTCAAGTGCTTTGTATAATTATTTGTTATTTAGGTTTGATTGCCTTAAGTGGTTCGTATCATTGTATTTGGTTTAGGAAGAGAGATTAATAGTTGTTTTTAATAGGGGAAGTTGGTTTCTTTAATTTGGGTTGTATTGGGTTATGAGATCAAGATTGGATTCATCAATCTTGACTTTTATTAATTCTTAGATTTCTATGTTATTATCTTATTTTGCTTATTTAAGTTTACTAAGTTGTTCTTATATTTATTTTGTAGATTTAGATCTTTGCTTGATGCATATTTGAGGTAGATAAATCTATCCTTAACTCACTTACATATCCTTATTCATGAATTGAATGTGTAAAATGTTATTTATATTGCTACaactattttaataataaaaaaataaaaaggccaTAGTTTACCAAATTGGGTTCCAAAAGAACTTGTGGATTAATTAAATGCTATTCTTTATTGATATATGAGTATGATATATGAGTATGAGTGATTATGTAGAGATTAACATgaggaattatttttaaaagataaaaattgATACTCTAATTAATCCTTAGTTGTTACATATCTTTAAATTACTTTAGCTTTCATGCAACTTCTTAATTTGGCAATTTTCTAAACCGCGtgaagaaattttcaaaatatccttcctttttctctctagatccatcaattaATTTCGTCTGAAACTTGCTAATGGACTTAATAAACTTTAATCACTTCAAACTAAAATCAATATACTCCTAAAAGTTTCATTaatgtatttatattatcatcTCTGAGTTTGGTAATGTAAATtgaaattagttaattaaattgagAGTTCATCTTCAATTATTTACTCTACCCATTTAAAAACTCAACAATCTCAATTTAcactattaaatttagatatgaaGGCATATATACATTAAGAGGTTTTCAAAAGTATATTGATTTTGATTTGAAGTAATTCAGAATTCTTTAAGTCCATCAGTTAATTTCATCCGAAATTGGCTGtttaaaaatttgatattttcaaaTCAATGGAGTCTTAGGAACCCGTTGACAGTGTTAGTTAGTGAGTGTCATTATTCTAAACCTTATagtaattttattataaattctatCTAGTCTTTTgcaagtttaaaaaattattactctcaattTATGCTATCGAAATCATAATAcattaaagaaatttccaaaagtACATTGGTTTGAAATTGACTAATGGagctagaaaaaaaaaagagaaagggtATTTCAGGAATACACTATACAATTCGGGTATTTTGAAACTTGGTATGTAAATGGATAATAATGAAATTTGCTCACACCTCTTTAATGTTATAAACTTTTATCTCAAGAGTATATATCTAGTAAAGCATAGTTAAAATTAAGTTTGTCCCTTAAACTAACCAATGCGATAAGTGTTCGAGGTGGACTAACTGTTGCATGAAAAATTTTAGTGAAACAATGTTATCATAAATGATGAAAAAAAACAATTAAGTCTAACCTTTTACTAACGAGGATGCCCACGGTTAATATTTATGTGTACAATAGTATTATATCCTTGTATATCCTCTACTCTAAATTTATTAGTGGGTTTATTGGTGATGATTAAAAAATATTagttaaaagtaaattaaaatatgATAATAAATGTTTAAGAATTAAATGGATTTATTTATAAAGAACAAATCACAATAATTAACTAGAATAAGAGTAACAATTGATTCTatgttaaaataaaatcaattatagTATATTTGTAGagatttttcttttaaataagaCGTACAATCATCAGATATTGAGCTTCTGGACCATCTTACCTTaaacgcttcccgatttaccctaacAACAGATGAAAAATTTTAATGGGGATCAAACTAGTCATCTCAGATTTGATGTTATCTGATTtaacatttatattaaaataaaacccCAACTTAGAATTCTAGTGTTTGTGATACTCCTCTTGGTTTCCTTGAACTTCAATTTTATAAGTGTTATTTGATGTATAGAGTTACTTGAAAATGTATAATTCTCAAGATGTTTTCAGGTACATCTCAAAGTAAATTTTATGAGTTCTTTCCATTCactagtttaaaaattttagctaTGATTTTATTGTTAAACATTATTTTGTTATGTTAGGTAATGCTTCAAGATGAATTACAAGCAATCGTCATTGTCCGCGACTATTcctacaaaaaaataaataaataaataaatataatctaTCATCCtagcacccccccccccccccccctctccctcCCTTACAGATACGACTGTCTCATATTATTGAAAGAGAGTAAATTAAATATCAAACAAACCCCCATGTGAAAAGAACTAGTCAGGGCTTGGAAGGCCTACCCAACTCTATTCCAAATGCATCATTGGTGTTTGGTCTAATCTTGATACAAGAGTTGTTGGACACACCTCGGCACCTATCGAGCCAAAAGATTCCCACTCCCTAATCAATCTACTAAGAGTTCGAGAGGAAGTTGACATTAAAAACACAGTACGAGTGACAATCTTTTCGAAGCAATGGAACAAGCAAAGATTTAGTAGAGTGCTTGTTCGACGGGTGTTATTGCTACAAGCAGATCAAATCTTAACCTCATGAGCAGACGATAGATGCTGTATTACAATCTTGCTACAGTATGCAATCAAGATAGGGAACAAAAAAGTGACAATAAATACACTCATTTTCTCTTAATCTACTTTCAGATTCCTTCTCACTTTTGCATATGCGATACTAGTAGATACTTCACCAGATTCTGAGAGTCCAGCTGATGGCATCCTACCCAAAAGCTTGAGGGTCTGTCAAAAAAAACATCCAAGAATGTTCCTGTGGTTATCATATATCCATTAACCGATTGGTGATCATACAAGCTTGTGAAAGAACTCCAAACCTGTTGACTCAAAGTTTTGCCACCAAAAACTGCTGCTAGGTTTCATGATGAGCAATGCAACCAATGGTGCAAAAGTAGTAGGAGATATATCAAAGCTAATAAAACGCCACTTGAGCTTCTTTGCAAACAAAAGCCACATCCTTCCACTCAGCTTCTTATTAACTCAAATGGATAAATGAACATCTCCAGCTTCTTGCCTCATCCTTCCACTCAGTGTGTAGGTTCTCCCATAAGCTTCTTGCCTCGAATCAATGGGCACAACCTCTTTAACCCACAAATATGGCAGTGATTGCAATGTTTGACGATGTTCAAGAAATTCCATTCTACCATCGAATGCCGAAGTTGAATTCATCGTAATGCCAGCAATACTCTGTCAGCAAAGGAAACTTAGTCAAAAGATATTTAGCACTATTTAACAATATATGTTTACTCCCAACTCTTCAGTGACTGCAGCATTGCAACAGCCCCTGCCATTTAAAAATATGCCGATCCTAGATTTTAATAACGGTTATTATAGACGGAACTATAGTTTGTATTACGAAAAGCACAGTTCACCTCTGGTACAAAACTTACAAAGAGTGAAGATAGCAGGAAAAACATTTATAAGCAATATTCATTACTTCTTGACCAAAGAGGTTCATATACAGAATGGATTGTCAAACGAGAACTATTTTTTCAAGAAAAGAAAGTTATTATATTAGATGGATTGTCAAAAGATACGGCATTCATTCAGAGTTAGCAAAATTCAGCTGGATAGTCACATTTTGGAGCATTGCTCCACATGTTAGATGTCTTAGGATACTAACCCTGATCTCAACAAACTTTCCTATCCTAATTGACCATAATACTATGTTATCGTAATCTAGTCTTATGATTAGTTGGCTACTATAAGTTTTACATACCACATTTGCATATAATAGGAAGTGAAGCCCAAAGTTCAATATAAAGCATTACACTATTCTACAATTTTGCATACCTAAAtccctttatttcttttctcatgGCTGTAGCCTTCTCTGATCTCATTCCAGGAGACTGTTGTAATTTGTGTACCAGACATGACCTCTCTTCGCCAATAATGTGGCAGCTAATAGCATATTGTGTTGTCATCAACGGATTCCTCAAAAGCCAAAACAGGCTAATAGAAACCCGATTGCTGTCAAAAGTCGACTCCTCAAACCATTCCACTTCTGTCCCACAAGTGTGGTGTAGCCTGGCCTAAAAGCATGTGCCATCCTATCTGTATCAACCCAATGATTTACAGGATCATTGTTAAGCAACACGTGGCAGCAAATGCATGTGTCGATGTATGAAGTGCCCATAGGCTGCACATTTTAATCCAATTGAACACTTTCTACATCTTCACAACTAAAAGCTATATTCTTCTTCCACCTCCTAATACAATCGATGAAAAAATTTTAGTTACCTAACACATTGCCTTCCTTGGGCATATTTAACTAGCCCATGTATGACTTCTGAGTAAATATAATTTCTTCATTTTCTTATTCACAGATGTAATGGAGTGCGGTGCATTTTAAACTGGAAGCCTTAAATGAAAATTATCTTTTCTAAATATCCCAATGGTTTGAGTTCAAAGTATTCGAATTGTGTTCTATGAAATTCGTCCATCCATTAAATTTTTGCTATTAACTTCAGTTGGTTGCATTGGAATAAATAGTTGTGGGGACTTGATGATCCAGTCTAGTCCTTGTAAACTAGATGTAGAGTATCATCGTCCAGGTAAGGCTCGAACCCCATGGCTAGTTAGGTAATCAACAACTCCTTGGACTTCATAAGCAAATCCGACATTAGGAGTATAAGAGAGCCGGCCAACTAGTCCTCTGGTGATTAAGAGATTTGCCTCGTCATTCTGCCATCGTTCGTATCCTCGTGTGAGGATAGAAATTTGGATATTTCTGTAAAAATCTCCAATAGTTAGCATTATATGATGAATAACATAGACAAGTTGACTTCCTTGTGTCATATCAACTTCCATTGTGGCAAGgatagcttggtcaccaagccatcgATTATCCCGGAAGATGACTAGGGCCATGGTGCCTTCTTCTTGTCGATGGAGAGCTTGTATGCGTAATTGTAAAACACCTAGATGGATGTACTGCATGTGGCTTCTTTGGATGTGGTTGAAGCTTTCTTCCTAAATGAAGCTTCTATCAAGCTGGCCTCCGTCAGTAATGAATACAGCTTCCTCCGATCTATGAACATACACTCGGTGGTGTACATCATCGCGTCGAGAATGATATAGGACTTCAGCAGGGACTATAGTAGCTCATTCCTGCATGAATAAACGTAATTGTACCTGGATCTAGTTGTTGCTCTAAAGTGTATTGTGAGCTTGGTTGACCAATGAGTTGTCTCTGTAATCTCCCAGTTGCCCGTTGGATATTATACATTCTTCGTTGATTCCGCCTATATTCTCTTATTTGATCTTCAAATAAGGGTGTTGTTTGCACCGGTGTTGATACAATCTCCATTCTAGTGgccattaattttttaatttagcctGTTCTTCTTTAAGCACCTTTTAAGGATCCTTAAAGACCcttagctttcctttaccttcCTTAGGCTTGTCTGTTGTGCCTAAAGATAAGTTCTTCAATTTTTCTACCAAGTCGTCGGGTATAGAGGTGGTCTGGACTCCTTTCTTTGTTTGTTCTATAATAAGCTTAAGGTCATATTGTATATCTTTTAGGGCTTCTGCTATCTGAACCAAGAGTTGTATTTGTGTATTATTttgcttaaatattttaaatcttttttacaAGGATGGCATATGGCCAGCATATGCAATGCTTGCATCTGTAAATAATTTGCAAGAGATTGCACATGATTCGTACGAGTTCCTATTGGACCCATATAATAAGAGGTGCGACTATTTGAGAtaatatttctttcaaattgaatACTAAATAACATAAGTATTGCCTAAAAGCGTACAACCTAGATTTACACTGGTACTAACTATTACAAAGAGATGGACAAGCAATAACATTAAATAAATGAAACTTAAATGAACAGGATGCACATTGCCAATTAGATTGAATAGATGTGGGACTTTGCATATCAATGGAAAAATATCAGTAAATAAATTGCAGAAAATCAGTATGAATGCTATGCTATCTATATTAGTGAAACTGTTAACAAATTTATATTCGGAAAAATGATTACTACAGGAAGTGTAAGAGAATTGACAAGTGTTGTTGGTGCATGGCATGCATTGTTGATGATGGACCTCAGAAGTTTTTCTTCTGCCTTACTGAAAACCTGATCCGAGTCAATCAAAAATGATAAGTCTACACAGGACAAGTCAGGAGCAGCACCATGATTTCTAACGATGATCTTCTGATGCTTTTTAAGCATCTCGTATAGAAGGTACTCAGTAGTACGCTGAGAATATTTCTTTTCAGGCCCTCTTACTATCTTACCACTACTAAAAatcatttgacttgattcatGTAGTCGAAGCAATGTCTCAGCTCGACCATAGTCAGCCCAGCAATAACATAAGGATGATCCATCCTCTGTACAGATAGACAAATATTCAGTAGAATATTGTAAACTAATTCACTACAATTTACTGTATATCCAGCATGTAAAGGATATACTAACCCCTGTAATGCATGTTCGTCCTTGAAatctaaggaaaaaaaatatgatgaagGCTCACACAATTGTTACAGCAATGCAATAGTTTGCAACATTACCTAGCAACTGATCAATTCTAGTAAGTGATACCATGCAAAACATCCAGAGAAAGTGGCATTACCTAGATTAATCTAAGGCTAGAAGATTGTACCCATTTCCAACATCCAAGTTACATAAGAAGGATTTTTCAGAAATTAACAAGAGATGTAAACCTAGCATACATGAATGATAGTAAAGAAAAGAATAAGTTGCTATTTCTATTATCAAAAATACATGATGATTGGAAAAGGCTCAATGCATCTCACCTACTAGAAAGCCAAGTAGAGGGATACTTGCTGTTGTTATTTTGGGATAGCCTACAGGTTGCGACATTACAGGTCCATGTGTCTGGTTCTCCAGTACCAAAGTAATGATACACACAACCTGCCTTCGAACAAGGAGAAAAGAACACGTGGGCACAAAAACGGCACCAACGTCCAAAAGAGTCAAGATTCAGGAGCATTATGTTAGTCTCTAAAAGCATGAATGACATACAGAGGGAagtagcaagaaacaaaaccaatgAAAATTTCTAGTCAAAAGGTGTCAAACCCTATAAGCTATAAAATTGACACCAAATTGTACAAGCACTATAACTGTTGTTTAATTACCCTGCAGTTAAGGTGGATGAGATCACTGTCAGTGCACTGCAGCACATTTGAGATCAAACGCGACGATGATTTGGTATTTATGAATACTTCATATGGAATATTCCATCTGGACTCTTGAATCAAACCTTCAACGTTAACCAGAGGGCAAATTTCCTTCACAGTGTTAACCACAATAAATGACATTGGGGTCAACATCAATTCTTTTGTCTGACTTGAATTTCTGCAGATAGGTAGAATTACAGAATTATTTTTTTGTTCTTATTATACTTGTAGGAAAGGGTCACAAATATAAGTGAAGATACTATGCTGATAAATCATACACTCTTAGTTGAGAAAAATAAGATCTTAGGTAAAAAACCAGAAAATTTGATGATAATCTGGTAATTAAAAAGTCACACAGTTCAGAAAGCCACCACTTTAGGGTAGAAAGGTCACTACTAGACGATCCATAATGATGATGGATAAGCACCATGGAAAGCAACAataaaaattccaatttgaataCCATAGTTTATGAATGGCCTTCCAGCATAATAATTGAACAATAAATTCTATGAGTAAACTTACTGAGTCAGCAGGACCTTGTGGAAGGTTGCATTCACTGCATGACCTAATCCAATAGGATAAGCATATCTGCTTATGCTACCACGAATCCGCACCTGAGATTAAAATAACTATCACTACCAGCCACATCAATGATGAGAATGTGACGAGAAATTACCATATGACAATCATCATTTACAAGCATACAGACTTCACATGTACTCCAGTGTTCACAAACTGTGAAACTAGAGCATGCACATTTAGGTTTGAAGTCATAGATGGAAATACTCTCAATATTTCCACTTAACGATAGCAGATTTCCTTGAGGCAATTCATTGGCTGGAATAAGAATTCCAGACGTAAGAGCAGCCTGAGCCATCATTTGTTGGATGCATGATGACACAGTTGTTATTTTATCCAAAGAAGGAAAAATACTGTGAAAACTCTTCAGCAAGGACTCCAATTCTTCCAATTGATTGATTGCCTCACTATACATATGCAGATGAACATCAGAAAGTCCATGAGTTTCATCATTCAAATGTAGGAATGTTTGCCCAGGCTGACAAAAATTTTCAGTTAAACATTTATCATTTCTCACTGAAGAAACACAAGAACAAACATGTTGAGATTGCCCATTCTGATGCTTTGCTTCGTCAAATAGTATAGAAAGCCTCCAGATAATTGATTCAGAGATTACAAGGGGCTTTACTTGTGTTATATGCTTACAGGCTTTTGATTTGCAGTCAAGACCCTTTCCTGAGCACTTCAGAAGATAATATGATCCTACACGAAGCATCTGGAATGCAAATTGAAAAGTCAGTTCACTTATCAAATTCATCTCTTCATGAAAGTAGCAAATATTGTTGTGctagttttgtcaagaaaaatcaTCAGCATAATTATACCTGATACTTGTCTAAGTTGTTAGAACTGAACTCTAACAAGATTTTTGAATCACTGTGATTATGAAGCATGCCATTGTCTTTGAACCCACGAGCACAATGTAAATAAAATGGAAACTGAAATGACTGAGAATTGCTTCTACTCAACACGAGCAAACATGGAATCTGGGAGGACCTATAATTCTCTCTCAAGAAATTATCTGAACCAAAAAGGTTGACAGTTATTTGATGGTTGAACATGTTCCAGATGTTTGGACTTACTATCAAATGCATCTTTTAGCTTACCAATACAATCAGACTTCTTATCTAGATTTGTGAGGAAAATTTCTGCAAATTGATCAAGTTCACTTGTCACATAAGGAATCAAATTATAAGGCGACATAAAAGCCTCAGCAAACAAACCAGAGCTGTTTGACAAACTGACATCCTCATGAAGCTGCATCGTCAGATCAAGTAcgaaataagtaaaaaaaaagatattttacttATTTGCCATTAAAAAATGTATTTGAATGTCCTAGTGATTCAGAGATATACACTGTGATATGCaggaaatttgtgtgtgacatatAATAGGTGGAACATTTCACCACTATTACACTTCAAGGAGTCACTGTTGTCCATGTAAgtagaaaattgaaagaaatgCATGCAAGTTGACTTCTTGAGATAGAAATGAACATAAACCACAAGCTGTGATGAGGCTCTAGGTGAAAAATGCTGAAATATGGTTCTGCATGAGAGTGGTTCATCCAAATACTGCTGCTGCATATAAATTTTCTTTGACGAACCTTCAATTACAAGTTTATAATCTTTAACCTGGTAAATAGAAGAAATCATCATATCCGCATCAGACAAGCTACCTTGTAAAGATCAAAGTGCTAATTGAAAAAtaaagatttaatcaagtagcTATGAGAACAGACAATGCTGCCAAAAGGGGATAATCAAACATTTGCTTAATTATGAAATGgggaataaataaatatattatgggGTTAAACAATATAGTTgaaaactgatttcttttcttgctGCATATGATTTTAACTTGCCATACTTGAGTATGATACATGCAGGTAATACACTTGGAAGGAATTGTTTTCAATAGTTATTATTCACTCCATACATTGCTACTTA from Zingiber officinale cultivar Zhangliang chromosome 5B, Zo_v1.1, whole genome shotgun sequence encodes the following:
- the LOC121984335 gene encoding CST complex subunit CTC1-like isoform X7, with the translated sequence MENLSFLKLVIPISNLKSWCEVSWISLLAQKHNDNNQFGESPYFEQLYHREPLGNDMIRRIFSSDDMSFVLVGMLKVSPYSGRLQLTDATGSIDAVVPDLPLDVNFQAVYEVKDYKLVIEGSSKKIYMQQQYLDEPLSCRTIFQHFSPRASSQLVVYVHFYLKKSTCMHFFQFSTYMDNSDSLKCNSGEMFHLLYVTHKFPAYHSLHEDVSLSNSSGLFAEAFMSPYNLIPYVTSELDQFAEIFLTNLDKKSDCIDNFLRENYRSSQIPCLLVLSRSNSQSFQFPFYLHCARGFKDNGMLHNHSDSKILLEFSSNNLDKYQMLRVGSYYLLKCSGKGLDCKSKACKHITQVKPLVISESIIWRLSILFDEAKHQNGQSQHVCSCVSSVRNDKCLTENFCQPGQTFLHLNDETHGLSDVHLHMYSEAINQLEELESLLKSFHSIFPSLDKITTVSSCIQQMMAQAALTSGILIPANELPQGNLLSLSGNIESISIYDFKPKCACSSFTVCEHWSTCEVCMLVNDDCHMVRIRGSISRYAYPIGLGHAVNATFHKVLLTQNSSQTKELMLTPMSFIVVNTVKEICPLVNVEGLIQESRWNIPYEVFINTKSSSRLISNVLQCTDSDLIHLNCRVVCIITLVLENQTHGPVMSQPVGYPKITTASIPLLGFLVGEMH
- the LOC121984335 gene encoding CST complex subunit CTC1-like isoform X5 gives rise to the protein MENLSFLKLVIPISNLKSWCEVSWISLLAQKHNDNNQFGESPYFEQLYHREPLGNDMIRRIFSSDDMSFVLVGMLKVSPYSGRLQLTDATGSIDAVVPDLPLDVNFQAVYEVKDYKLVIEGSSKKIYMQQQYLDEPLSCRTIFQHFSPRASSQLVVYVHFYLKKSTCMHFFQFSTYMDNSDSLKCNSGEMFHLLYVTHKFPAYHSLHEDVSLSNSSGLFAEAFMSPYNLIPYVTSELDQFAEIFLTNLDKKSDCIDNFLRENYRSSQIPCLLVLSRSNSQSFQFPFYLHCARGFKDNGMLHNHSDSKILLEFSSNNLDKYQMLRVGSYYLLKCSGKGLDCKSKACKHITQVKPLVISESIIWRLSILFDEAKHQNGQSQHVCSCVSSVRNDKCLTENFCQPGQTFLHLNDETHGLSDVHLHMYSEAINQLEELESLLKSFHSIFPSLDKITTVSSCIQQMMAQAALTSGILIPANELPQGNLLSLSGNIESISIYDFKPKCACSSFTVCEHWSTCEVCMLVNDDCHMVRIRGSISRYAYPIGLGHAVNATFHKVLLTQNSSQTKELMLTPMSFIVVNTVKEICPLVNVEGLIQESRWNIPYEVFINTKSSSRLISNVLQCTDSDLIHLNCRAGCVYHYFGTGEPDTWTCNVATCRLSQNNNSKYPSTWLSSRGWIILMLLLG